The Cinclus cinclus chromosome 3, bCinCin1.1, whole genome shotgun sequence genome has a window encoding:
- the BPNT1 gene encoding 3'(2'),5'-bisphosphate nucleotidase 1, whose translation MASPALLMRVVASAYSVAEKAATIVRNVMSAGDLGIVEKAGPNDLQTKADRLVQMSICASLARKFPKVTIIGEEELPTDDVTEDLIEDGHCEEILKKPCPAQYTGIKEEELVIWVDPLDGTKEYTEGLLDHVTVLIGIAYGGKAIAGVINQPYYNYEAGANAVLGRTIWGVLGMGAFGFQLTEAPAGKHIVVTTRSHSSALVNECIAALNPDHVIRVGGAGNKVIQLIEGKASAYVFASPGCKKWDTCAPEAILHAVGGKITDIRGNSFQYNKEVKHMNSAGVLATLRNYDYYASRIPNTVKESLVP comes from the exons ATggcttctccagctctcctcaTGCGTGTGGTGGCCTCGGCGTATTCTGTTGCAGAAAAAGCTGCAACAATTGTTAGAAATGTGATGTCTGCAGGAGATCTGGGCATAGTGGAGAAG GCTGGACCCAACGACTtgcagaccaaagctgaccgACTGGTACAAATGAGCATTTGTGCTTCCCTGGCACGCAAGTTTCCCAAGGTGACAATCATAGGAGAAGAA GAACTGCCCACTGATGATGTAACTGAGGATTTAATTGAAGATGGTCACTGTgaagaaatactgaagaaaCCTTGTCCTGCTCAGTACACAGGAATTAAAGAGGAAGAG cTTGTAATATGGGTTGATCCCTTGGATGGAACCAAGGAGTACACTGAAg GTCTCCTTGACCACGTAACGGTTCTTATTGGAATTGCCTATGGAGGTAAAGCGATAGCAGGAGTTATCAACCAGCCATATTACAACTATGAG GCAGGAGCTaatgctgtgctgggcaggacaATCTGGGGAGTGCTGGGCATGGGTGCCTTTGGCTTTCAGCTGACAGAAGCACCTGCTGGCAAACACATCGTTGTTACCACCCGCTCCCACAGCAGTGCCCTGGTGAACGAGTGCATCGCTGCCTTGAACCCAGATCATGTCATCAGAGTCGGAGGAGCAGGAAACAAG GTCATTCAACTCATAGAAGGCAAAGCATCTGCTTATGTATTTGCCAGTCCTGGGTGCAAGAAGTGGGATACATGTGCACCTGAAGCTATCCTACATGCTGTGGGAG gCAAGATAACTGATATCCGTGGCAATTCGTTTCAGTATAACAAGGAGGTGAAACACATGAATTCAGCTGGGGTCCTTGCCACTTTGAGAAATTATGACTACTATGCCAGTCGTATTCCAAACACTGTGAAAGAATCTCTTGTGCCTTAA